The sequence GAACACAATCGTCCCCAAGACTTGGAACTGAATATCTGTAAGACCAAGCAATTAACCAACCACCGCGCCGCTGGTGGCGATGAACTAGTACAGTTGCAAGCACCAGTAGACATGAGCCTAGAGCGGGCTTTAGAGTACATCGGCCCAGATGAATTGGTGGAAGTTACACCCCAATCGATTCGTTTGCGGAAGATGGCGAAGAAATTGGCGAAACGTTAAGTAAAAATTTTGCATCACATCAATTTAGAAAGCCCGCATCGACGGGCTTTTTTTTTGTTCTCTAGTGAATTTTCTTTAAATTCTCATGCATTACACTTGCATGACATAAACTGGATAAATAACTGCGTAAGACAAGTGCGATCGCAATCCAGCAGGGATTCTTACAGAAAGCGATCGCCCTTACGGAAATATCTCTGTTTCGTAAAACGTATTGACAACGTAAATACACAATGTCTACTATGTAAGGTATGGATGTGTATTTCGTGCTTAATGGTGTCACTTTCGTTTGGAACAAAGAAAAAGCTTGGATAAATCCCAGCAATCATGATGGCGTGACATTTCAGCAAGCTACAGAGGCATTTTTCGATCCGTTTTTAGTAGTTATTGATGCAAGTCGGAATGATGAAGAAAGAGATGCTGTTATTGGCTTAGACAGACGGTGGAATCTTCTGTATGTTGTCTACATTGAACGTGAAAACGACATAATTCGGATCATTTCAGCACGTAAAGCAACACGCAAGGAGAGAGAATATTATGAAAGCTGAAGCATTGAAAAAGCGACTCGATAGAAATCGTCCAATGACTACAATCACAATTCGCATTCCCGAAGATGTCATTGAAGATTTAAAAAGAATAGCACCATTACTGGGATTTTCTGGCTATCAGCCGTTAGTTCGTGCCTATATTGGGCAAGGGCTAAGATCCGATCTGGAACGACTGGAGGGTGATACTATCTCAGCACTGATTGCTAGCTTGAAGCGTCACGGTGTTAGCGATGAGGTTATCCATGAAGCCCTCACTGAAGTTACTCAAAAATAGTGCAATTGCGATCGTCCTTGCTGTACATTATTTTCATTTAGACAAAACTAATATATTTAAGGTAAATAATTTTCATCTAATAATTGTGCAAAGGTAATATTTTACATTGTTTGAAAAACGGCAGTTATCTAGGATGGTTGATTGACCCCAGTGAGCGTTCTATTCTAGTTTATCAACCTAATTGTCTACCAGATTTATTAACAGGAAAAGATATACTACCAGTGTTAGAGGATTTAAATTTGATACTCTCTGTCGATGACATTTTTGCTCGCTTACAGAGAAAGCAGAGAGAGTGTTAACAATTCTAAATCAAGACTCCATCCCCCTGCTTTTTTGTTGATGCTAACGTGGGCTATAGTCGTAATCTGTATACAAATCGCGCCGAGTAGAACGGGCCGGATCAAAGCCACCATTGAGGGCGCGACGGCGTAAATCGCCGACATCGGGAGAGACAGCGATCGCATTCTCGATCGTAATTTGACCAGTGAGCATCAATTCACACAAAGCATCATTTATTACTTGCATACCCTCATTACTACTAGCTTCCATCAGTTGATAAGCTTCTGTTTGTTCTCCCTGCAGTAAGTAATCTTGCATAGTCGGTGTATTAATTAAAATTTCCATCACCGCTTTACGACCACCATCCGTTTTTGGCAGCAACATTTGCGCGATAATGGCTACCAATGAATCAACAATCTGCACTCGCATTGCTGCTTGTTCTTCAGGGTTATAGATATTGAGCAGGCGATTAATTGCTCCCAAAGTATTTTTGGTATGGAGCGTACCTAAAACCAAATGACCAGTTTGGGCTGCTTTCAATGCGGTATCCACAGTCAAGCGATCGCGCATTTCCCCAATTAAAATTACATCTGGATCTTCCCGCAACACCGACCGTAAAGCATGATGAAATTCATCAGTATGTAAACCCACTTCTCGCTGACTAATTAAGCATTTTTGGGAAGGATGAATATACTCAATTGGGTCTTCAATAGTCACGATATGTTTTGCTGTTGTCTCGTTCAGATGGCGAATCATCGCCGCCAGAGTCGTTGATTTTCCTGAGCCAGTCGGGCCCGTAACTAAAATTAATCCCTGTTTTTTATTAACAATTTCTTTTAAAATAGTCGGTAATTCCAACTCATCAATAGTAGGGACATCCAGCGTAATTAACCGCAGCACCATTGCGCCGCCAGTTAAAGTTTCAAAACAGTTGACACGACAACGCAAAAATCCAGGATAGACAATCGCCGTATCTAATTCTTTAGTTTCTGCAAACCGCACTCTTGCAGCCGCAGAAAGCACTTCACCCAAATAAGCCTCAAAAATTGTTGGTGTCACAACTTCTGTAGCTTGATAAATCTGCATTTCACCCTGAATTCTGAATCTAGGCAATTCGCCCACACGAATATGAATATCAGAGGCTTTTTTTAGATGAGCATCACGCACCATTTGTTGTATGGAAATCGGCTTTTTTTGTCGTTGAACTAACTTTTCTGGTGGCGGCGGTGGTAAGGGTGGTAATTTGGAAACTGGAAACTGGAATGTAAAATGTTCGTCCATAGTGCTACCTCTGGAAAATATCAAATAAAAGAAAATGAGAAACTAGACTAATATCAATTTCATCAATAAATCAAATACTGGAGATATAAATATTTACGTCTCTTTTGAATTAGTATGAAATTGTTGAGTTATATTTTTAGGTTTTTGTTAATTAGTTCTGCGTTAGTCAACCGTAAACTCACTTAGACTATTAATCTACAACTTACTTAAGTAATTATTTGATGATCAAGCGGCGCTTCATCAATTCTTTAGTAAAATCCTCAGCCACTGTGAATTTATGACATAGTTGGGCTAGAAAAGAAATTATGAAAATAATTACACCCTTGATCAACTGGTTAGAAAACCGTGCTTGTGCTCCTGCATACAGCGGCTGGGTATTAATAGGCATAGCTATTGCTTTTTTTGGGGCAGGAATTAATACAATGGCGGGTTGGTTGTATGCTATCAGCGGCGTCAGTTTTGCCTTGTTGGGAATAGCCGCTTACCTACCACCACGATCGCTTTTAGGATTAGTTGTCAAACGCCGCCCCATCGCGCCAGTCACCGCTGGAGAGCAATTAACAATAGAATTGGAAATCTGCAATCAAACACAGCAACCTGTGAGCTTACTGCAAGTCACAGACCTACTCCCTTTCGTGTTAGGAAACCCCGTACAGCAATCCATAGACACAATTCTCCCCAATTGCAAATATCACTGGGTGTACCATTTCCCCACCCAACGCCGAGGAGTCTATCGCTGGCACACAGTAGAATTAGGCAGTGGTGCTCCTTTAGGATTATTTTGGTGTCGTCGCCAGCGTGAGGCTGCAGCGACAGCGATCGTCTACCCTACCGTCTTACCCTTGACTCATTGTCCCCTCATAGATGAAATGGGCACAGAAGACAGCGCTAACAGCGATCCGCGTGGTCGCCCCTTACAAACAGCCACAACCGGACTAGTGCGATCGCTACGCCCTTACCGCATCGGCGACCCCACACGCTTGATTCATTGGCGTAGCAGCGCTCGCTACGGAGAATTAAGAGTACGAGAATTAGAAATGATTACAAG is a genomic window of Fortiea contorta PCC 7126 containing:
- a CDS encoding type IV pilus twitching motility protein PilT codes for the protein MDEHFTFQFPVSKLPPLPPPPPEKLVQRQKKPISIQQMVRDAHLKKASDIHIRVGELPRFRIQGEMQIYQATEVVTPTIFEAYLGEVLSAAARVRFAETKELDTAIVYPGFLRCRVNCFETLTGGAMVLRLITLDVPTIDELELPTILKEIVNKKQGLILVTGPTGSGKSTTLAAMIRHLNETTAKHIVTIEDPIEYIHPSQKCLISQREVGLHTDEFHHALRSVLREDPDVILIGEMRDRLTVDTALKAAQTGHLVLGTLHTKNTLGAINRLLNIYNPEEQAAMRVQIVDSLVAIIAQMLLPKTDGGRKAVMEILINTPTMQDYLLQGEQTEAYQLMEASSNEGMQVINDALCELMLTGQITIENAIAVSPDVGDLRRRALNGGFDPARSTRRDLYTDYDYSPR
- a CDS encoding BrnT family toxin — protein: MLNGVTFVWNKEKAWINPSNHDGVTFQQATEAFFDPFLVVIDASRNDEERDAVIGLDRRWNLLYVVYIERENDIIRIISARKATRKEREYYES
- a CDS encoding DUF58 domain-containing protein — protein: MKIITPLINWLENRACAPAYSGWVLIGIAIAFFGAGINTMAGWLYAISGVSFALLGIAAYLPPRSLLGLVVKRRPIAPVTAGEQLTIELEICNQTQQPVSLLQVTDLLPFVLGNPVQQSIDTILPNCKYHWVYHFPTQRRGVYRWHTVELGSGAPLGLFWCRRQREAAATAIVYPTVLPLTHCPLIDEMGTEDSANSDPRGRPLQTATTGLVRSLRPYRIGDPTRLIHWRSSARYGELRVRELEMITSGQEIIIALDSGGNWESESFEQAAIAAASMYFYAQKQQTFVKLWTASTGLIRGDRLVKETLAATTILEDTVATLPENYPLIWLTQNPSSLRALPVGSRWVLWQNMETGLGNWEYPGIILSAKQELQPQLQKPLS